From a single Lineus longissimus chromosome 16, tnLinLong1.2, whole genome shotgun sequence genomic region:
- the LOC135500610 gene encoding leucine-rich repeat-containing protein 70-like, whose product MAPPSSTVSVWLVSVLTLLTPAAGQKCPPEYCSFCLPEVVYCSGLSLEVTSDSLNYILIYLQRPMGGTLKEFLLQSANVRDLRGTQIGASLPKLTQLSIIKCDIAFINENTFKGLTKLTDLSLRNNSFKNFSFAHLNPIKTVQIFDLSSNSIMHVENPAKTIFPEMLELNVGDNQLSFIENDFFSNFPNLHKLVLRNNPLQNLTHLTFGGLGNLSSLDLSNTQLVSIADACFYGLFSLRSLDLGHSMNTMTEQNLNLKFRGLGSLKRLTLRDNAIQKLPHQFLIKERRFRVLQYLDLSQNNITRIENRKFSSLRNLQILKLSNMLSPMLPIPSSAFTGLFNLTYLDLQGNNLTMLPLAAIEPVKFAKISLAYGNNFLCNCSLLHLKRDIINGLLKTDIQCRINVEKIFLSQMTDEDLGCTAPSLNGGRNETVVYTTVGSIALILCNASSMEEFPQLTFHAVDGNPLPYNKFLVQTNKTITIMPYGRKQFTTSAKISVENVDKENSGLVVCSGNTTYGKSESFVLLHIQEQKSSTNNWTIGVVTSLVTILVVIIVIAVAITWQQKRNRERRLEDERRRNVRRTNSLSSNESNSARENNSAETPAVPQPVISETSL is encoded by the coding sequence ATGGCGCCACCGTCTTCAACCGTCTCAGTATGGCTTGTTTCCGTCCTGACCTTGCTCACGCCAGCAGCCGGGCAAAAGTGTCCACCCGAATACTGCTCCTTCTGCTTACCGGAGGTCGTCTACTGTTCCGGGTTAAGCCTCGAGGTCACGTCCGACAGCCTGAACTACATCCTAATATACCTACAACGGCCCATGGGAGGAACTTTAAAGGAGTTTCTACTGCAGAGTGCAAATGTCAGAGACCTCCGGGGAACGCAGATCGGTGCGTCATTACCAAAGCTTACGCAACTTTCAATCATAAAATGTGATATCGCCTTCATCAATGAAAACACTTTTAAAGGTCTGACAAAGTTGACGGATCTCTCACTCCGCAACAACAGTTTTAAAAACTTCAGTTTCGCACACCTGAACCCCATAAAAACTGTCCAGATATTTGATCTGAGTTCAAACAGTATTATGCATGTTGAAAACCCAGCTAAGACTATATTCCCCGAAATGCTAGAACTAAACGTAGGGGACAACCAGctcagttttattgaaaatgatttcttcTCCAATTTTCCAAATTTACACAAGTTGGTGCTAAGGAATAACCCGTTGCAGAATTTAACGCATCTCACTTTCGGTGGCCTTGGAAACTTATCCTCATTGGATTTATCAAACACTCAACTAGTCTCAATAGCTGATGCATGTTTTTATGGATTGTTCAGCCTTCGGTCGCTCGATTTAGGCCATTCTATGAACACAATGACTGAACAAAATTTAAACTTGAAATTTAGAGGATTAGGCAGTTTAAAACGACTGactttgagggataatgcaatACAAAAACTTCCACATCAGTTCCTGATCAAAGAGCGCAGATTTCGAGTATTACAATATCTCGATCTCTCACAAAACAACATCACAAGGATAGAGAACAGAAAATTCTCATCtttacgaaatttacaaattttgaaattatcaaatatGTTATCTCCAATGTTGCCGATACCGTCCTCCGCATTCACAGGCTTGTTTAATCTAACCTACTTAGATCTACAAGGAAATAATTTGACTATGCTCCCATTGGCCGCTATTGAGCCAGTCAAATTCGCCAAAATTTCTCTCGCGTATGGGAACAACTTTCTATGCAATTGTAGTCTCCTCCATTTGAAGAGGGACATAATAAACGGATTGCTCAAGACTGATATTCAATGCCGCATCAATGTGGAAAAAATCTTCCTATCACAAATGACGGACGAAGACTTGGGCTGCACAGCGCCATCTTTGAACGGCGGCAGGAATGAAACTGTTGTCTACACAACTGTTGGATCGATAGCCTTGATTCTCTGTAATGCGAGCTCCATGGAAGAGTTTCCACAATTGACTTTTCATGCAGTAGACGGCAACCCTCTCCCTTATAACAAATTCCTGGtgcaaacaaacaaaacaattacGATAATGCCCTACGGGCGAAAACAATTCACGACCTCGGCAAAGATTTCTGTCGAAAATGTCGACAAAGAAAATTCGGGTTTAGTTGTCTGTTCAGGGAATACAACATATGGGAAATCGGAAAGTTTCGTCTTGTTACACATTCAGGAGCAAAAGTCTTCGACAAATAACTGGACTATAGGTGTCGTTACCTCTCTTGTGACAATCTTGGTTGTGATAATCGTCATTGCCGTAGCGATAACCTGGCAACAGAAAAGAAATCGGGAGAGACGTCTAGAAGATGAGAGAAGGAGAAACGTTAGACGGACGAATAGCTTGTCTTCAAACGAGTCGAACTCAGCGAGAGAAAATAATAGTGCTGAGACGCCAGCTGTGCCACAACCTGTGATATCAGAAACATCTTTATAA